From Paenibacillus sp. V4I7, one genomic window encodes:
- a CDS encoding NADPH-dependent FMN reductase — protein MKRIGIIVGSLRGNSFNQMIANTIPELVDSAKYEYISIENLPLYNADLDHGEGPDPVMHYREAIKKTDGIIIVSPEYNSGIPGVLKNALDWASTPTKTAVLIHKPAGVIGATPGAKGTILSQQQIRQTLDATQSYVMPSQKMYISQVLDKIDSDTRKLIDETTRKYLQRYVQSFMQWIDQVQRLNE, from the coding sequence TTGAAAAGAATAGGGATTATTGTTGGTAGTTTAAGGGGAAATTCGTTTAATCAAATGATTGCGAATACAATCCCTGAACTCGTAGATTCCGCGAAATATGAATACATATCGATTGAGAATCTTCCCTTGTATAACGCGGATTTGGATCATGGAGAAGGGCCAGACCCAGTTATGCATTATCGTGAGGCGATTAAAAAGACGGATGGCATCATCATCGTTAGCCCAGAGTATAACTCAGGAATACCGGGTGTACTGAAAAATGCACTGGACTGGGCATCGACACCAACCAAAACAGCCGTCCTAATTCATAAGCCTGCGGGTGTGATAGGTGCAACGCCAGGCGCAAAAGGTACGATTCTGTCGCAGCAGCAAATTAGGCAAACGTTGGATGCCACTCAGTCATATGTTATGCCGTCTCAAAAAATGTATATATCTCAAGTTTTAGATAAGATTGATTCAGATACTCGCAAGCTCATAGATGAAACGACCCGCAAATATCTGCAGCGCTATGTACAATCGTTTATGCAATGGATAGACCAGGTACAACGGCTGAATGAGTAG
- a CDS encoding SDR family NAD(P)-dependent oxidoreductase, which translates to MGILKGRTALVVGASSGVGYGCALRLAEEGANVLACARRLDRLEKLTKEAEGMDGKIVPMTCDISKEEDLDKVVERTIKEFGKVEILACIAQGGMEHPTNLIDTTTELALESYNTGPLYTMLLMQKCFPYMKEQHYGRIITCASGSAVSGTPGFAGYAMAKGAVMSLTRFAAKEWGKYGITTNCFLPVIKADNFDSSPQGMAAMEQVMKISPVGYFGDPYKDASPIVAFMASEGSHYMNGQMIGICGGIQILA; encoded by the coding sequence ATGGGTATTCTGAAAGGAAGAACTGCGCTAGTAGTTGGAGCCAGTTCCGGTGTAGGCTATGGCTGTGCGTTGCGTTTGGCGGAGGAGGGAGCCAATGTTCTGGCTTGCGCAAGGCGGCTGGACAGATTGGAGAAGCTGACCAAGGAAGCGGAAGGCATGGATGGAAAAATCGTGCCGATGACCTGCGACATCTCCAAGGAAGAAGACCTTGACAAGGTTGTGGAAAGAACCATCAAGGAATTTGGCAAGGTGGAGATTCTGGCCTGCATTGCTCAGGGGGGAATGGAGCATCCCACCAACCTCATTGATACCACAACGGAGCTGGCTCTCGAGAGCTATAATACCGGCCCTCTCTATACGATGCTTTTAATGCAAAAATGCTTCCCCTACATGAAGGAGCAACATTATGGACGAATTATCACTTGTGCCTCCGGTTCGGCTGTATCAGGTACGCCTGGATTTGCCGGATATGCTATGGCCAAAGGCGCTGTTATGTCGCTGACCCGTTTTGCTGCCAAGGAATGGGGAAAATACGGCATCACCACCAACTGCTTTTTGCCGGTAATAAAGGCTGATAATTTCGATAGCAGCCCCCAGGGCATGGCAGCGATGGAGCAGGTTATGAAGATTAGTCCTGTTGGTTATTTCGGAGACCCCTATAAGGATGCCAGCCCTATAGTCGCTTTTATGGCCAGCGAGGGATCCCACTACATGAACGGACAGATGATTGGTATCTGCGGCGGCATCCAGATACTGGCCTAA
- a CDS encoding sensor histidine kinase, whose translation MNIRKWHGWRSSLRYKLIASVLIMTMPLVGMLLYNNFYAIHVVRGQVADSYKNMLTLYMNQIDTGLNDSDSYMNTVAGSNYDLVSLGQAATDSDYYSAKVYLFNRLSRDISLYNSLSSFFVYETRRQDYMDISKSNDVSLEEKESVERHIIDLIHSQQIPKGISTKRWQYFRIGQDYYLIDIVQSGNVYLGGWVKTEQLLKPLRSLQIGEGEVLLANGQGEPITDTNLVSDNGIELHKNISEYYLSGITKKFLVVGAASNRGDFNLVALIPDTHILAKLPYLQWIVWLITIASLLFVPIGLYSMRQAILVPLYRVLLTMKKVREGDWSSRVVLTNTSDEFKLLGGSFNAMMTEIETLRVNVYEEQLNKQREELQRLQLQVNPHFFLNTLNIVYNLAKVKNHELVLEMTMSLIHYFRFMFRSNTSFVKMKDELDHTRNYLKIQSLRFPGQLTWTLDAPDYLTDAPIPPLIIQSFVENSIKHAVTMDEPIAISVQIDFLDEEKGSRMKICIKDTGQGFNNQVLKDLQAGKRIENDQGEHTGIWNVQRRLRLLYDETVSIQYDNDKETGGAVVEIILPTNPGMEETT comes from the coding sequence ATGAACATTCGCAAATGGCATGGGTGGCGAAGTTCCTTGCGATACAAGCTTATAGCAAGCGTACTCATCATGACGATGCCGCTGGTCGGCATGCTCTTGTATAACAACTTTTATGCCATTCATGTCGTTCGTGGACAAGTTGCCGATTCTTATAAGAATATGTTAACTCTTTACATGAACCAGATCGATACTGGCCTGAACGATAGCGATTCCTACATGAATACGGTGGCCGGTTCCAATTATGATCTGGTGTCACTCGGTCAGGCTGCAACGGATTCGGATTATTATAGTGCGAAAGTTTACTTGTTCAACAGACTTTCCAGGGATATCTCGTTATACAATTCGTTAAGTTCATTCTTTGTGTATGAAACACGTCGGCAGGATTATATGGATATCTCCAAAAGCAATGATGTTTCACTTGAGGAAAAAGAGAGTGTTGAGCGCCATATCATCGATTTGATTCATTCCCAGCAGATTCCAAAAGGGATCTCCACGAAAAGATGGCAGTATTTCCGAATTGGACAAGACTATTACCTTATTGATATCGTTCAATCAGGTAATGTTTATCTGGGAGGTTGGGTAAAGACCGAACAATTGTTAAAGCCTCTCCGCTCCCTTCAAATCGGAGAGGGAGAGGTTTTATTAGCCAATGGACAGGGTGAACCCATAACGGATACGAACCTCGTAAGCGACAATGGCATCGAACTGCACAAGAACATAAGTGAATATTATCTGTCGGGTATAACCAAGAAGTTTCTTGTCGTCGGCGCTGCGTCCAATAGAGGAGACTTCAATCTGGTCGCCCTTATTCCAGATACTCATATTTTGGCCAAGCTTCCTTATCTTCAGTGGATCGTTTGGCTGATCACGATCGCCTCTTTACTCTTTGTACCCATCGGTCTGTATTCCATGAGACAGGCCATCTTGGTTCCGTTATATCGGGTCTTGCTCACCATGAAGAAAGTCCGCGAAGGGGACTGGAGCAGCCGGGTAGTTCTAACCAACACTTCGGACGAATTTAAACTGCTCGGGGGATCATTTAACGCGATGATGACGGAGATCGAAACGCTTCGCGTCAACGTTTACGAAGAACAGCTGAATAAACAAAGGGAGGAATTGCAGCGGCTGCAGCTGCAGGTCAACCCCCATTTTTTCCTAAACACATTAAACATCGTTTATAATCTGGCCAAGGTCAAGAACCATGAATTGGTCTTGGAAATGACAATGTCCTTGATTCATTATTTCCGGTTTATGTTTCGCAGCAACACCTCTTTCGTGAAAATGAAGGATGAGCTGGATCATACCCGGAATTATCTGAAAATCCAGAGCTTACGATTCCCGGGCCAGCTGACCTGGACCCTCGATGCTCCGGATTATTTAACGGATGCTCCGATTCCTCCTCTTATCATTCAGTCGTTCGTCGAGAATTCGATTAAACATGCCGTCACGATGGATGAGCCAATTGCCATTTCCGTACAGATCGATTTCTTGGATGAAGAGAAAGGTTCCAGAATGAAAATTTGCATCAAGGATACCGGACAAGGATTCAATAATCAGGTGCTTAAAGATTTGCAAGCAGGCAAAAGAATCGAGAATGATCAGGGGGAGCACACCGGGATCTGGAACGTGCAGCGGAGGTTGAGATTGTTGTATGACGAAACCGTATCTATTCAATATGATAATGATAAGGAAACCGGCGGAGCGGTAGTGGAAATCATTCTTCCTACCAACCCGGGTATGGAGGAAACAACATGA
- a CDS encoding ABC transporter substrate-binding protein, which produces MRRKVKVASLSLVAVMLMSMLAACSSTKNEGGSASSITPTSSVSTDKATKDPYEITMAIPIFGAVPKDVEAVQAEINKISQAKINATVKILPISIGAWQQQMNLITSGGEKLDLAISFGASYGSAATTGKIVPIDDLLSKYGQGIQQAVAPEYLKSAQVGGKIYGTPNIKNYGGRTGIIMRKDLVEKYKIDVASIKTLDDVEKVLKTIKEGEPTIAPLASGLSPLLESYQTYDKLGDRFGVLPGFDNGLKVENYFESKEYEDLLKRMNSWFKSGYINKDAATTQTNEFDLMKANKAFAYIAKYKPGFVEQEMRKTGKEMVWADLLPAAYATTDDVLNALWTISKNSGNPERAMMFLNLMYSDKNITNLLLWGIEGKHYVKVSDNVIDYPSGVDAKTVGYSNQNWIIGNSFLTYPFKTDDPDLWNKTKAFNEQAIKSKALGFSFNSEQVKNEITALNNVLEQYRKALETGAVDPTDKLQEFRSKLKAAGMDKVIAEKQKQLDAWAAANKK; this is translated from the coding sequence ATGAGAAGGAAAGTGAAGGTTGCTAGTTTATCGCTTGTAGCGGTTATGTTAATGAGTATGCTCGCCGCATGTTCGTCAACAAAGAACGAAGGCGGCAGTGCATCGAGCATAACCCCTACTTCAAGCGTAAGCACGGATAAAGCGACGAAAGACCCATACGAAATCACGATGGCCATTCCGATTTTCGGAGCGGTACCCAAGGACGTGGAAGCGGTTCAAGCCGAAATCAACAAAATATCACAAGCTAAAATCAACGCTACGGTGAAGATCCTTCCCATCAGCATCGGTGCTTGGCAGCAGCAGATGAATCTAATAACGTCCGGCGGCGAAAAGTTGGACTTAGCTATTTCATTTGGTGCAAGCTACGGCAGTGCAGCGACAACAGGTAAAATTGTTCCGATTGATGATCTCTTGTCGAAATACGGCCAGGGAATCCAGCAAGCGGTTGCACCCGAATATCTGAAGAGCGCACAAGTCGGAGGGAAGATCTACGGCACGCCAAATATCAAAAATTATGGCGGTAGAACTGGCATTATTATGAGGAAAGACCTTGTTGAGAAATATAAAATCGATGTTGCTTCCATAAAAACACTGGACGATGTGGAGAAAGTATTAAAGACGATTAAAGAGGGCGAGCCTACTATCGCTCCGCTGGCAAGCGGCTTATCCCCTCTTCTGGAGAGCTATCAAACCTATGATAAACTCGGTGATCGATTTGGTGTTTTGCCTGGTTTCGATAATGGACTGAAGGTAGAAAACTATTTTGAATCCAAAGAATATGAAGACTTGTTGAAACGGATGAATTCCTGGTTCAAGTCCGGATATATCAACAAGGATGCAGCCACGACCCAGACCAATGAATTTGATCTCATGAAAGCAAATAAGGCATTTGCCTACATTGCGAAATATAAACCGGGATTTGTCGAACAGGAAATGCGAAAAACCGGTAAAGAAATGGTATGGGCTGATTTGCTTCCGGCAGCTTATGCGACGACTGATGATGTACTTAACGCATTGTGGACGATTTCCAAAAATTCCGGCAATCCTGAACGTGCCATGATGTTCCTCAATCTCATGTACAGCGATAAAAATATCACTAATCTGTTGTTGTGGGGCATCGAAGGAAAGCACTACGTAAAGGTTTCGGATAATGTCATTGATTATCCGTCTGGCGTAGATGCGAAGACGGTCGGGTATTCCAATCAAAACTGGATTATTGGCAATTCATTCCTAACCTACCCGTTTAAAACAGACGATCCGGATCTGTGGAATAAAACGAAGGCATTTAATGAACAAGCCATTAAATCGAAAGCACTCGGCTTTTCTTTCAATTCGGAACAGGTCAAGAACGAGATTACAGCCCTAAATAATGTATTGGAACAATATAGAAAAGCACTAGAGACGGGAGCCGTTGATCCGACCGATAAACTGCAGGAGTTCAGATCCAAGCTGAAGGCCGCAGGTATGGACAAAGTCATCGCGGAAAAACAAAAGCAGTTGGACGCTTGGGCGGCTGCTAACAAAAAATAA
- a CDS encoding response regulator yields MTYQMLLVDDEIHAIEGVKSDLDLNKLGITGLFTAYNIRQAKEILDKEIIDILLCDIEMPQGSGLELLSWVREHHPDTATIFLTSHADFKYAKEALQLGSLDYLLKPVLAGDLENAIRRAQGVIDRNSEISRNSKSHQLWLKHHSLIIERFWLDIINHSTPSHPAAIREQVERHHIPVSEDSRFLPILISVQRWKKTLKRRDEKILEYALKNSAEELIIDSHGTGICFHLERGMLLVILVASCGTDWKYAQATEACNQFIDSCNRYFYCDLSCYFGEPAEAHEIADMLTKLRTRDRNNVAFVNQIYPYHDTGHTDQPIKLPTLSSVSSLLKSGTKESVIQEVEKFLGDLVRNQEMDAEVLHQFYQDFMQALYSFLNLRGVQAHQLFGDDESRRVSETAGRSVTDMLAWVHHAVNKAMIQAEAVKETDTVVQTIRRYIALNIDQDLSREMIADQVFMNPDYLSRIFKKETGYSISDYVLLERIKLAKELLSQTNISISAIASSAGYTNFSHFTKIFKKYAGIGPTEYRSQFGHGTNVH; encoded by the coding sequence ATGACCTATCAAATGTTGCTAGTGGATGATGAGATACATGCCATCGAAGGTGTGAAATCGGATCTTGATCTGAACAAGCTGGGAATAACAGGGTTATTTACGGCTTATAATATCAGACAGGCGAAAGAGATATTGGATAAAGAGATCATTGATATTCTGCTTTGCGATATTGAAATGCCGCAAGGCAGCGGATTGGAGCTGTTGTCCTGGGTACGGGAGCATCATCCAGACACGGCAACAATTTTCCTGACAAGTCATGCCGATTTCAAATATGCCAAGGAAGCACTGCAGCTGGGGAGTCTCGATTATCTGCTGAAGCCCGTTCTTGCGGGCGACTTGGAGAATGCCATTCGAAGAGCGCAAGGCGTGATTGACCGGAACAGTGAAATCAGCAGGAATAGCAAGTCCCATCAATTATGGCTGAAGCATCATTCCTTGATCATCGAGCGGTTTTGGCTGGATATCATCAACCACTCAACACCAAGTCATCCGGCCGCGATCCGCGAGCAGGTAGAACGTCATCATATCCCGGTATCGGAAGATTCCAGGTTTCTTCCGATTTTGATCTCCGTTCAGAGATGGAAAAAAACATTGAAGCGCAGAGATGAGAAGATTCTAGAGTACGCCCTCAAGAATTCTGCCGAAGAACTCATTATCGACAGCCATGGGACCGGAATATGCTTTCACCTGGAACGGGGGATGCTGCTTGTGATCCTTGTTGCGAGCTGTGGAACGGATTGGAAATATGCTCAAGCAACGGAGGCATGCAATCAATTTATTGATTCCTGCAACCGTTATTTTTACTGCGACTTGTCCTGTTATTTCGGTGAGCCCGCAGAGGCGCATGAGATAGCCGACATGCTAACGAAGCTTAGGACTCGTGACCGCAACAATGTAGCCTTTGTAAATCAAATTTATCCCTATCATGATACCGGGCACACTGATCAGCCTATTAAATTGCCAACACTGAGTAGCGTATCGTCCCTACTCAAGTCAGGCACGAAGGAATCCGTCATTCAAGAGGTAGAAAAGTTTCTTGGCGATCTCGTTCGTAACCAAGAGATGGATGCTGAGGTTCTGCATCAATTTTACCAGGACTTTATGCAGGCGCTTTATTCCTTCCTGAACTTGAGAGGGGTTCAAGCCCATCAACTATTTGGAGATGATGAATCAAGGCGCGTTTCGGAAACGGCGGGGCGATCCGTAACCGATATGCTTGCTTGGGTTCATCATGCCGTGAATAAGGCGATGATTCAAGCTGAGGCGGTTAAAGAGACGGATACCGTCGTCCAAACCATCAGACGATATATTGCTCTTAACATAGACCAGGATTTGTCCCGGGAAATGATTGCGGATCAGGTCTTTATGAATCCTGATTACTTGTCAAGAATTTTCAAAAAAGAAACGGGATATTCGATATCGGACTATGTCCTGCTGGAGAGAATCAAGCTCGCTAAGGAATTATTGTCCCAAACGAACATCTCTATAAGCGCCATTGCTTCATCCGCAGGATACACCAATTTTTCCCATTTCACCAAAATATTCAAAAAATATGCCGGGATAGGACCGACAGAATATAGAAGTCAATTCGGGCATGGAACAAACGTTCATTAA
- the uidA gene encoding beta-glucuronidase, which translates to MLYPIVTETRSMIDLCGIWNFKLDTGKGFEEEWYISSLTDTICMSVPSSFNDVGVTGDIRNHVGWVWYERDFSVPGLLLSERIVLRFGSATHKAKVYVNGNLVAEHIGGFTPFEAEINPYLQAGKNRLTVAVNNIVDETTLPMGTYSETEVPGLGRVVKNSPYFDFFNYAGLHRPVKIYTTPKTYIKDVAIVTDLNGTTGTVHYEAAIEGDTHVKVTVVDQSGATVAEAVGLSGSIRIEDAKLWEPLAAYLYSLKLELIQDGQVIDAYEQPFGIRTVEVKDGKFLINNKPFYFKGFGKHEDTPINGRGLNEAANVMDFRLMKWIGANSFRTAHYPYSEEIMRLADREGIVVIDETPAVGMHLSFNVTPQRGPKRNTWEVLKTQEVHQEVVRELIARDKNHPSVVMWCIANEPASEEDGAEEYFRPLIALAKELDPQKRPVTIVNIMMATPDRDKVAELVDVLCLNRYYGWYAFGGDFELAKIKLREELNSWCERCPGKPIMMTEYGADTIAGLHDVDPVMFTEEYQVEYLRANHEVFDEFEHFVGEQVWNFADFQTSQGIIRVQGNKKGIFTRDRKPKYAAHELRRRWQSIPEFGYKGKQ; encoded by the coding sequence ATGTTATATCCAATTGTAACGGAAACCCGCAGCATGATCGATTTATGCGGCATTTGGAATTTTAAACTTGATACAGGAAAAGGATTTGAAGAAGAGTGGTATATCTCTTCCCTTACTGACACAATCTGTATGTCTGTGCCATCTTCATTTAATGATGTAGGGGTCACGGGTGACATTCGGAATCACGTAGGCTGGGTATGGTACGAAAGAGACTTTTCGGTACCGGGTCTGCTGTTATCGGAACGAATTGTGTTACGCTTTGGTTCCGCTACGCATAAGGCAAAGGTTTATGTGAACGGCAATCTCGTCGCGGAACATATAGGCGGATTCACACCGTTCGAAGCCGAAATTAATCCGTACTTGCAAGCAGGCAAAAATCGTTTGACGGTTGCCGTGAACAATATCGTAGATGAAACGACGCTTCCGATGGGCACGTATAGCGAAACGGAGGTGCCCGGACTGGGCAGAGTTGTCAAGAACAGCCCTTATTTTGACTTTTTTAATTATGCGGGTCTCCATCGTCCGGTCAAGATCTATACGACACCCAAAACCTATATCAAGGATGTCGCGATCGTAACGGATTTGAATGGAACGACAGGGACCGTCCATTATGAGGCGGCAATCGAAGGCGATACGCACGTGAAGGTAACCGTCGTTGACCAATCGGGTGCAACCGTCGCAGAAGCTGTCGGCCTTTCCGGTTCGATCCGCATCGAAGACGCGAAGCTGTGGGAGCCGCTTGCTGCTTACCTGTATAGTCTTAAGCTTGAATTGATTCAAGATGGACAAGTAATCGACGCATATGAACAGCCATTTGGGATCAGGACGGTTGAGGTGAAGGACGGAAAATTCTTAATCAACAACAAGCCTTTCTATTTTAAAGGCTTCGGTAAACACGAGGATACCCCGATTAACGGGAGAGGATTGAATGAAGCTGCCAATGTGATGGATTTCCGGTTGATGAAGTGGATCGGAGCCAACTCGTTCCGGACTGCGCATTATCCTTATTCGGAAGAAATCATGAGACTAGCAGACAGAGAAGGGATTGTTGTCATTGACGAAACACCCGCCGTCGGTATGCATCTGAGCTTTAATGTCACGCCTCAAAGGGGACCTAAGAGGAATACTTGGGAAGTATTGAAGACTCAAGAGGTTCATCAGGAAGTCGTGCGGGAACTCATCGCACGCGACAAGAACCATCCCAGCGTGGTGATGTGGTGCATTGCGAATGAGCCGGCTTCCGAGGAAGACGGAGCGGAGGAGTACTTCCGGCCGCTCATAGCACTGGCCAAGGAGCTGGACCCGCAAAAAAGACCTGTAACGATTGTCAATATTATGATGGCCACACCTGATCGCGATAAAGTGGCGGAGTTGGTCGATGTACTGTGCCTTAACCGCTACTATGGCTGGTATGCGTTTGGCGGAGACTTCGAACTTGCCAAGATCAAGCTGCGTGAAGAATTAAATAGCTGGTGCGAGCGTTGCCCTGGCAAACCGATCATGATGACCGAGTATGGCGCCGATACAATTGCTGGCCTGCACGATGTCGATCCAGTTATGTTTACAGAAGAATACCAGGTTGAATACCTGCGGGCTAATCATGAGGTATTCGATGAATTCGAGCATTTCGTCGGCGAGCAGGTATGGAATTTTGCTGATTTTCAGACCAGCCAAGGCATCATTAGGGTTCAAGGGAATAAGAAAGGGATATTTACGCGGGATCGAAAGCCGAAATATGCGGCACATGAACTTCGTAGAAGATGGCAATCCATTCCGGAATTCGGCTACAAAGGAAAGCAATAA
- a CDS encoding carbohydrate ABC transporter permease has translation MKNESRGLTWFSHIMMILFSAACIIPFILLITASLTDQNEIIASGYSFFPKTFSTAAYTYLLERGSDIARAYGITIFVTIVGTFIGVSIMVLLAYPLSRSVTPHRNLIMFIVFFTLLFHGGLVPSYLVYTQLFHIKNSIWALIVPGLLMNGFYVMLMRTFFQTTIPPALIESAQLDGAGEYRTLWTVVLPLSTPILATIGLFESIMYWNDWQLGMIYITDPKYFSIQNLLNRIMQDIQFININMSSNASNAMEQMPSDSVKMAMAVIGVLPILLAYPFFQKYFIKGIMIGAVKG, from the coding sequence ATGAAAAATGAAAGTAGAGGTTTAACCTGGTTTAGCCATATCATGATGATATTGTTCTCCGCAGCATGTATCATTCCTTTCATTCTGCTTATAACAGCATCGCTCACGGATCAGAATGAAATTATAGCCAGCGGATATTCCTTCTTTCCCAAGACGTTCAGCACAGCGGCTTACACGTATCTGTTAGAAAGAGGATCGGATATTGCACGTGCTTACGGGATCACGATTTTCGTAACGATCGTCGGAACGTTCATTGGCGTGTCCATAATGGTGCTTCTGGCCTACCCGCTCTCCAGGAGTGTAACACCGCACCGCAATCTGATTATGTTTATTGTCTTCTTTACCCTGTTGTTCCATGGAGGTCTTGTGCCTTCCTACCTGGTGTACACGCAGCTCTTCCACATCAAGAACAGCATTTGGGCGCTGATCGTCCCGGGGCTGCTCATGAACGGATTTTACGTCATGCTGATGCGGACCTTCTTCCAGACCACGATTCCCCCCGCCTTGATTGAATCAGCACAGCTGGACGGAGCAGGCGAATACCGCACTTTATGGACCGTCGTGCTTCCACTTTCGACACCTATTCTGGCAACGATTGGTTTGTTCGAGTCCATCATGTATTGGAATGACTGGCAGCTAGGTATGATCTATATTACAGACCCCAAATACTTCAGTATCCAGAATCTGCTGAACCGAATCATGCAGGACATACAGTTTATCAATATCAATATGAGTAGTAATGCTAGTAATGCAATGGAGCAAATGCCATCAGATTCGGTCAAGATGGCCATGGCGGTGATCGGGGTTCTGCCGATTCTGCTTGCGTACCCGTTCTTCCAGAAGTATTTTATCAAAGGCATTATGATAGGCGCTGTGAAAGGGTAG
- a CDS encoding FAD-dependent oxidoreductase, producing the protein MKIVRTTCALLTACLLIAAAASLIFVFQKQPEERIVIYGGGPQAVAAALKAADGFGGQVTMIVPENRLGSIQTAGGQNLFDLNSYKPSRLPEGIPADYKGAQAGSLFYFLRELSPVFPPSQMEQFFSYKTGARKNIRVLYQTDIERVDCESQGSAYRVSSVAVRPLKRAVGGGFSFDFQKPPEIIRGLVFIDASETGRLVRLTGHHIGTVGREDQNPDEKQMAATLMFKAKGIDVEKAVTDWTKEGCTLSEKGSLQLWGGYILNTDPGFSAYNENPASPYRFKPYNAGEDGYSQKGSARSKDMEFWVNGLLIYDVDAQLQSGIPNSKGGTEPSEARRLALEEIAKPEFISMLRRLPGWGSAEIVIENGKPAAGETLYIRESVHTAIKVDKERRIYEFALDKSGVTGGDSRYYKRRIGLGYYQFDSNSYKKGEPLSNPLPAKPWYVPYDVLLCPSLTNVLIPGYAANIDSFAWTAMRVYPNLIVLGDAAGAAAALALRGDFELSNPTQKQIEFLQRELLKYQAILEK; encoded by the coding sequence TTGAAAATTGTAAGGACGACGTGCGCTTTGCTAACGGCCTGCCTTCTGATCGCAGCCGCAGCTTCTCTCATTTTCGTATTTCAAAAGCAACCCGAAGAAAGAATCGTCATATACGGTGGAGGCCCTCAAGCCGTAGCCGCGGCACTTAAGGCAGCGGACGGTTTTGGCGGGCAGGTAACGATGATTGTCCCGGAGAATCGGCTTGGATCAATTCAAACTGCTGGCGGGCAAAATCTGTTTGATCTGAACAGCTATAAGCCCTCCCGGCTTCCAGAAGGAATTCCAGCAGATTACAAAGGTGCTCAAGCTGGCTCGCTTTTTTATTTTCTGCGGGAGCTTTCGCCCGTTTTTCCTCCGAGCCAAATGGAGCAATTTTTTTCCTATAAAACAGGCGCCAGAAAAAACATACGTGTTCTCTATCAAACCGACATCGAAAGGGTTGACTGCGAGTCGCAAGGCAGTGCGTACCGCGTTTCATCCGTTGCCGTCCGGCCTCTAAAGCGCGCCGTTGGCGGGGGCTTTTCCTTTGACTTTCAAAAGCCTCCCGAAATCATTCGGGGCCTCGTGTTTATCGACGCGTCTGAAACGGGCAGGCTCGTTCGGCTGACGGGGCACCACATCGGAACCGTAGGAAGGGAAGACCAAAACCCCGACGAAAAGCAGATGGCGGCCACGCTCATGTTCAAGGCTAAGGGTATAGATGTAGAAAAAGCAGTAACAGATTGGACCAAAGAAGGGTGCACTCTTTCGGAAAAGGGCTCCTTGCAGCTTTGGGGAGGCTACATTCTTAACACCGACCCCGGTTTTTCCGCTTACAACGAAAATCCCGCCTCCCCTTACCGCTTCAAACCCTACAACGCGGGAGAGGATGGCTATTCCCAAAAGGGTTCCGCGCGCTCCAAAGACATGGAATTTTGGGTCAACGGGCTTTTGATTTACGACGTGGACGCGCAGCTACAAAGCGGGATTCCCAATTCGAAGGGCGGAACGGAGCCGAGCGAAGCGCGCAGGCTCGCGCTTGAGGAAATAGCCAAGCCCGAGTTTATTTCCATGCTCAGGCGCCTCCCCGGATGGGGCAGTGCGGAAATCGTTATTGAAAACGGAAAGCCCGCTGCGGGCGAAACCCTCTACATCAGGGAAAGCGTCCATACGGCCATCAAGGTTGACAAGGAAAGGCGAATCTACGAATTCGCGTTGGACAAAAGCGGCGTCACAGGCGGCGACAGCCGCTACTACAAGCGCCGTATCGGACTCGGCTACTACCAATTCGACTCGAATTCTTACAAAAAAGGAGAACCGCTCTCCAATCCGCTCCCGGCTAAACCTTGGTACGTTCCATACGATGTTTTACTGTGCCCCTCGCTCACGAACGTTTTGATTCCCGGGTACGCCGCGAACATCGATTCGTTCGCTTGGACAGCGATGCGGGTGTACCCGAATCTCATCGTGCTTGGAGACGCCGCCGGCGCTGCCGCCGCGCTTGCGCTTCGGGGCGATTTCGAGCTTTCGAATCCGACCCAAAAACAAATCGAGTTTCTTCAGAGGGAACTTCTCAAATATCAAGCGATATTGGAGAAGTGA